One window of Leptospira yasudae genomic DNA carries:
- a CDS encoding enoyl-CoA hydratase/isomerase family protein — MGLIDQDTIDLGSGNKILTLSLNNPETRNSMTREMGLEFKKIIDGLIETSEKHKPRVVILTGKNNIFSAGGNFELLKSFSTKDYETNKKTMFEFYNLFLSVRRLDIPVICAANGHAIGAGFSLAFACDIRVFANESKYQFNFVKLGIHPGMGSSYIVKELFGTHIANRLLFLAETLSGEEAFRLGLCNDSVPQKEVLGRATEIAIALSESAPLALAELKKNTYDKDKLEAALKKEAESQARNFISADFKETIKAIEQKRKPVFKGL, encoded by the coding sequence ATGGGATTAATTGACCAAGACACAATCGACCTGGGTTCAGGAAACAAAATCCTGACTTTGAGCCTCAACAACCCGGAAACCAGAAATTCTATGACTCGCGAAATGGGATTGGAATTCAAAAAGATCATCGATGGATTGATTGAAACCTCCGAAAAACACAAACCGAGAGTTGTCATTCTGACCGGAAAAAATAACATTTTTTCCGCTGGCGGAAATTTCGAACTGCTTAAATCCTTCTCGACGAAAGATTACGAAACAAACAAGAAAACTATGTTCGAGTTTTATAATCTGTTCTTATCGGTCAGAAGATTGGACATACCTGTAATTTGCGCAGCAAACGGTCATGCAATCGGTGCCGGGTTCTCTCTTGCATTTGCATGTGACATTCGTGTATTTGCCAACGAATCAAAATACCAATTCAACTTTGTCAAACTCGGAATTCATCCTGGAATGGGTTCGAGTTATATTGTTAAAGAATTGTTCGGAACTCATATCGCAAACAGACTTTTATTTTTGGCCGAAACGTTAAGCGGAGAAGAGGCGTTCCGACTTGGACTTTGCAACGATTCCGTTCCTCAAAAAGAAGTCCTGGGAAGAGCGACGGAAATCGCAATCGCCTTATCCGAAAGCGCTCCTTTGGCGCTCGCAGAATTGAAAAAGAATACTTACGACAAAGATAAGCTGGAAGCTGCACTAAAAAAAGAAGCAGAATCGCAAGCAAGGAACTTTATATCTGCGGACTTTAAGGAAACCATCAAAGCGATAGAACAGAAACGAAAACCTGTTTTTAAAGGTTTATAA
- a CDS encoding putative glycoside hydrolase, whose translation MKTIIPLIFLFFSWNSSLFSDFDLPFPKKNIKKQAPEVTFRETIDLEVGSTRIKKDNVEDSKFTNSERFPTSEILLKLKNRKPEPDLRAKVEVVTPQQNVENSVRNPEPRTILNAKVPEFSRGIYISQRTLKKEKEFRDLRRKGKQHGVNLLVIDVQPSMPSKLILEGLVEEGFYPVARVVNFDGGLPTEKPSNQRITSIHKSIRLACESGFPEIQLDYIRYADNLQLKLTYEKRYKNISGIIKDIRNETLKCEHLPFIGADIFGRIPFNQNDMIGQKVEVFAQVVDVLYPMLYPSHFYGMPARIKDPYQTVYDGTLLTLKRSLKTTRVIPYIQGFNMSVGKSGLTLSDYIKAQVKASYDSGGHGFVVWNAWNDYESTFQALKDYDEEIKKD comes from the coding sequence GTGAAAACGATTATTCCTCTTATATTTCTATTTTTCTCCTGGAACTCGTCTTTATTCTCTGATTTCGATCTACCTTTTCCTAAAAAGAATATTAAGAAACAGGCACCGGAAGTGACGTTTCGCGAAACCATTGATTTAGAAGTCGGATCTACGCGAATCAAAAAGGATAATGTTGAAGATTCGAAATTTACGAATTCGGAAAGATTCCCAACTTCCGAGATATTATTAAAATTAAAAAACCGAAAGCCAGAACCGGACTTAAGAGCGAAGGTGGAAGTCGTAACTCCGCAACAAAATGTCGAGAATTCGGTTAGAAATCCTGAGCCACGAACCATTTTGAATGCTAAAGTTCCTGAATTCTCTCGGGGAATTTATATATCGCAAAGAACTTTGAAGAAGGAAAAGGAATTTCGAGATTTAAGAAGAAAAGGTAAACAACATGGCGTGAATTTGCTTGTGATTGATGTTCAACCTTCGATGCCCTCGAAGCTGATTTTAGAAGGGTTGGTCGAGGAGGGGTTCTATCCCGTTGCAAGGGTTGTCAATTTTGACGGGGGGCTTCCGACCGAAAAACCGTCGAATCAAAGGATTACTTCTATTCACAAATCAATTCGATTAGCTTGCGAATCTGGATTTCCGGAAATTCAATTAGATTACATTCGATATGCCGACAATCTTCAATTAAAACTAACATACGAGAAGCGTTATAAGAATATCTCAGGCATAATAAAAGACATAAGAAATGAAACACTCAAATGCGAACATCTTCCTTTTATAGGAGCTGATATTTTTGGTCGGATCCCATTCAATCAAAACGATATGATCGGCCAAAAGGTAGAAGTCTTTGCTCAAGTGGTCGACGTCCTTTATCCTATGTTGTATCCATCCCACTTTTATGGAATGCCTGCTAGAATCAAAGATCCTTATCAAACGGTTTATGACGGAACTCTTCTTACTTTAAAACGATCACTTAAGACGACGCGAGTTATCCCCTATATTCAAGGATTTAACATGTCTGTTGGAAAGTCGGGTCTCACACTTTCAGATTATATTAAAGCGCAGGTAAAGGCGTCGTACGACAGCGGTGGGCATGGGTTCGTAGTCTGGAATGCCTGGAATGATTACGAATCTACTTTCCAGGCTTTAAAGGATTACGATGAAGAGATAAAAAAGGACTAA
- a CDS encoding histone deacetylase family protein, translating into MSTGFIFSEVFLQHNAGPQIPHFENSDRLLACLNRLHQASYFSSLYKPEMKDLPQDFLKEVHSSYHLQKIENSKERRGYFDSDTPFTEKSWLAAYSAANSGLALADAIISGQIRNGFSLLRPPGHHAEHNRIMGFCMLNNVAIAARYLQKNGFKKIFILDWDVHHGNGTQEIFYTDPTVYYLSIHQFPFYPMTGSLSEMGEGSGVGTTKNIPMQANSDNQSYIRKFKEIVIPTMERFEPDIVLISAGFDAHKDDPLGGMNITTTGFEELTRITLESADKVCQGKVLSFLEGGYDLIALSESVEAHLAVLNSFS; encoded by the coding sequence ATGTCTACGGGTTTTATATTTTCGGAAGTTTTTCTCCAACATAATGCAGGACCTCAAATTCCGCATTTCGAGAATTCAGACCGACTTCTTGCATGCTTGAATCGATTACATCAAGCCAGCTATTTCTCTTCTCTATACAAACCAGAAATGAAAGATCTTCCTCAAGATTTTTTAAAAGAAGTTCATTCCAGTTATCACCTACAGAAAATAGAAAATTCCAAAGAACGCAGAGGGTATTTTGATTCAGATACTCCGTTCACGGAAAAATCGTGGCTCGCTGCATATTCGGCGGCAAATTCGGGCCTGGCCCTGGCCGACGCAATAATCTCCGGTCAAATTCGAAATGGTTTTTCTCTTCTAAGACCGCCCGGACATCACGCAGAACACAATCGTATTATGGGTTTTTGCATGTTAAACAACGTTGCCATTGCGGCGCGTTATTTACAAAAGAACGGTTTTAAAAAAATATTCATTCTTGATTGGGACGTGCATCATGGAAACGGAACTCAGGAAATTTTTTATACAGATCCGACTGTTTACTATCTATCTATACATCAATTTCCATTCTATCCGATGACAGGTTCATTGTCCGAGATGGGTGAGGGTTCTGGAGTTGGTACAACGAAAAATATTCCGATGCAGGCGAATTCAGATAATCAATCTTACATTCGAAAATTCAAAGAAATAGTAATTCCGACAATGGAAAGATTTGAACCAGATATCGTCTTAATATCAGCCGGATTTGACGCCCATAAAGATGATCCCCTTGGAGGAATGAATATTACAACGACTGGCTTTGAGGAATTAACTCGAATCACACTTGAAAGCGCCGACAAAGTCTGCCAAGGAAAAGTTTTATCCTTTTTAGAAGGGGGTTACGACTTAATTGCATTGTCAGAATCCGTTGAAGCGCACCTAGCCGTTCTGAATTCTTTCTCTTAA
- a CDS encoding DUF1564 family protein, with protein MQEQTIKSFTEYKGQSQRNSGPSDLLIPLYLESYVLKQIRKHKNLRNYFHFLIVKFQKKNLFSKFSDTAFRKTLYQSKHLQLIRYSFRPDHQDWYEAKFAGFYFGISVCRFFSRLVDLEIEDDSKIKNLREELIKLTKMEIGPLHFYFTIISNRKFILKKLVRGKNFELNSA; from the coding sequence ATGCAAGAGCAAACGATCAAAAGCTTCACCGAATATAAAGGTCAGTCACAGCGCAACTCAGGTCCTTCGGATTTATTGATTCCACTCTATTTAGAAAGTTATGTATTAAAACAAATTAGGAAACATAAGAATCTAAGAAATTATTTTCATTTTTTAATCGTTAAATTTCAGAAGAAAAATCTCTTTTCAAAATTTTCTGATACAGCGTTTAGGAAAACTCTCTATCAATCGAAACATCTACAATTGATTCGATATTCCTTTCGTCCTGATCACCAAGATTGGTATGAAGCAAAGTTTGCTGGTTTTTATTTCGGAATATCGGTGTGTAGATTTTTTTCTCGATTAGTCGATTTGGAGATAGAAGATGATTCTAAAATTAAAAATTTAAGAGAGGAACTTATAAAATTAACGAAAATGGAAATCGGTCCGTTGCACTTTTATTTCACGATCATTTCTAATCGAAAATTCATTTTGAAGAAACTTGTAAGGGGGAAAAATTTCGAGTTGAACAGTGCATAA
- a CDS encoding NHL repeat-containing protein, with protein sequence MHFDRFLILLPLLFITFSLNSDGLPNFSIQEKEARTQFSRGFSYFNNSQYSSSRENFLKALSIKSDFTLARLLLSNSYYLSGDWPESMSELEQIEGTTGLNQIQKARLDALRINLAGGSQDSAPRYYSAILGDDLRRFRFRNPSDVAIDDDGFLYVLSFDTANIVKFDPNGNPVDNFKGSLGRNLSGPLFFSLRGTSIFVADFKSDKIYEFNTRGEFRNRFGISGKGNGEFHGPTGIFLTKSGFLYVSDSGNNRVQKLKTDGTFIQEIGVGILRNPSGLKVNSKGEIYVADRGNSRIAVFDAEGNYLREITTPNTLSSPRNLTIRKNELYISDEKSGLIIYNTLENTWKLLDSFRDSKNTVRKLNQPFSSAFDYTGTQYIADFNRHRVEIFSPSNQMSSNLDIVVEKVLNREYPDISIFMRVRDRSGRDIKAIPRNSFRVYEYGNLAPLIGLADMQQFNNRISVSLVYENTPEVKAAYPVFEKSLKPLLTSLRQYDGIEVLRSGSELIKASDFNYSMHEIFRILRTSPNENSSKTGKAIYRGISDLLDRLGPRIVLILVSGNSYADSFTQISPEKIIRYSKAHSIPVYFLSLSDNGPAVETYKTIAASTGGKFILVPGEGLEKNLYDSFLTHKDRRYIVSFKSRVDADKKDFYIPLTVEANFRNTSGKAEAGFFTK encoded by the coding sequence ATGCATTTCGATCGATTCTTAATTTTATTGCCCCTCCTTTTCATCACCTTCTCGTTAAATTCGGATGGCCTTCCGAATTTTTCTATCCAAGAAAAGGAAGCCCGAACTCAGTTTTCGAGAGGTTTTTCGTATTTTAATAATTCTCAATATTCTTCCTCACGTGAGAACTTTTTAAAGGCACTCTCAATTAAATCGGATTTCACTTTAGCAAGACTCTTACTTTCAAATTCGTATTACTTGTCCGGTGATTGGCCGGAGAGTATGTCGGAATTAGAACAAATTGAGGGTACGACAGGTTTAAATCAGATTCAAAAAGCGAGACTCGATGCTCTCAGAATCAACCTCGCTGGCGGTAGCCAAGATTCAGCCCCCCGCTATTACTCCGCAATTTTAGGCGACGACCTTCGACGTTTTCGATTTCGAAATCCATCCGACGTAGCTATCGACGATGATGGATTTCTCTATGTTCTCTCTTTTGATACAGCGAATATTGTAAAGTTTGATCCTAATGGCAATCCGGTTGATAACTTTAAAGGATCCTTAGGTCGGAATTTATCGGGTCCCCTATTCTTCTCTTTGAGAGGAACCTCGATCTTTGTGGCTGATTTTAAGTCTGACAAGATCTATGAATTCAATACAAGAGGAGAATTTAGAAATCGCTTCGGAATATCCGGTAAAGGGAACGGAGAATTTCACGGTCCAACCGGAATCTTTTTAACAAAAAGCGGATTTCTTTATGTTTCTGACTCCGGAAACAATCGCGTTCAAAAACTAAAGACAGACGGCACATTTATTCAGGAAATTGGAGTCGGAATTCTACGAAATCCATCGGGACTCAAAGTAAATTCTAAAGGAGAAATCTATGTAGCCGATCGCGGTAATTCAAGAATCGCCGTGTTTGACGCTGAAGGAAACTATCTACGAGAAATTACGACCCCGAATACATTATCGTCCCCCCGGAACCTTACGATTCGAAAGAACGAACTTTATATCTCGGATGAAAAGTCGGGGCTCATCATCTACAACACTCTCGAGAATACTTGGAAACTCCTTGATTCATTCCGAGATTCGAAGAATACAGTTAGAAAGCTAAACCAACCATTCTCCTCTGCATTCGATTATACCGGGACTCAGTATATTGCCGATTTCAATCGCCATCGAGTCGAGATTTTCAGCCCCTCCAACCAAATGTCTTCCAACCTGGACATCGTAGTTGAGAAGGTTTTAAACAGAGAATATCCGGATATTTCCATATTTATGCGAGTTCGTGATCGATCCGGCCGGGACATCAAAGCGATTCCGAGGAACTCTTTCCGTGTTTACGAGTATGGTAACTTGGCTCCCTTGATCGGGCTCGCCGATATGCAGCAATTCAACAATCGAATCTCGGTTTCGCTCGTTTATGAGAACACTCCCGAGGTAAAAGCGGCTTATCCCGTCTTTGAAAAGTCGCTCAAACCTCTTCTTACCTCCCTGAGACAATACGACGGTATCGAAGTCCTCCGTTCCGGGTCGGAACTCATCAAAGCATCCGATTTCAACTACTCGATGCACGAAATCTTTCGAATCTTAAGAACCTCTCCGAACGAAAACTCCTCGAAAACAGGCAAGGCGATTTACAGAGGGATATCCGACCTGCTCGACCGGCTCGGCCCTCGGATCGTTTTGATTCTGGTTTCCGGAAATTCTTACGCGGACTCGTTCACGCAGATCTCTCCGGAAAAGATCATCCGTTACTCCAAGGCCCACTCCATCCCGGTTTATTTCCTATCCTTGTCGGATAACGGACCAGCCGTAGAAACCTACAAAACGATCGCCGCGTCGACCGGCGGAAAATTCATCTTAGTTCCGGGAGAAGGATTGGAAAAAAATCTCTATGATTCTTTTCTAACGCACAAAGACCGCAGATACATCGTATCCTTCAAAAGCAGAGTGGATGCGGACAAAAAGGATTTCTATATCCCGCTGACAGTCGAAGCGAATTTCAGAAACACATCGGGAAAAGCGGAAGCGGGATTCTTCACAAAATGA
- a CDS encoding tetratricopeptide repeat protein: MKFNLFQKRFVIFLTILLCLRPISSQETIRKIQEGESFLKDRNYAAAYQSFSEASRANSMSVRSFLGLAEAAKHLHKYNESFEAYNKALVLEPENKTAIKGAALAYVRKKEYQNSLNLLKPSLETDPFDPVLAPVQIQILLEMGSYESALKKLEASRTKFQSSKEVQILEAKVNGKTGNFSKSYHLWNTVLASSSDDPELFFNMASLLIDWSEKSSHQERKQKLEMASEKLERAISLYPDFEEAIDSLVRIRIWQGYYSSAVTLSRKLVSLYPQNPSYLYLKAFAEEKEANKDSNLKDALKNDLVEILKLDDLDSVSRQKAESAALSHFPENHSFRRKLGDYRMQRFRSAKNSLLYDMASHHLATARELIPAQPEVQFQTLTEYKRTSFFPRYLNLLLFLRKKYPENEKYQYEIENLLGSMKQSIAYKEGLVEITGDNLSENYGRTPPVVLMFDLSDKSYLGDYPDLALLVSSSVRKILSLNPTITLSGVLEAARNNPSSFDINSEAYTGILPYNETTFLKVKDSAKNGIKPRFLIYGSLKYENHSLNIDWTIKDSKHEKVLSTFRIFAKGRDFLPEAAARSASKILAAIPPSGSVLKVKDEDIILNVGTLDGLKKGSKVQIYNTAGKSGEATIEETDYFLSRAVPDNGNNGLKTISEGDRVLWKR; the protein is encoded by the coding sequence ATGAAATTCAATCTTTTTCAAAAACGTTTCGTAATCTTCTTAACGATTCTACTTTGCCTAAGGCCGATTTCATCGCAGGAAACGATTCGAAAGATACAAGAGGGAGAATCCTTTCTCAAAGACAGAAATTACGCCGCGGCTTATCAATCTTTTTCGGAAGCGTCCAGAGCGAACTCGATGTCCGTCCGATCTTTCCTCGGATTGGCAGAAGCCGCAAAACATCTTCATAAGTATAACGAATCCTTCGAAGCGTATAACAAAGCGCTCGTTCTCGAACCGGAAAACAAGACCGCAATCAAAGGCGCCGCTCTCGCTTACGTTCGTAAAAAAGAATATCAGAATTCTCTAAATCTTCTAAAACCGTCTCTCGAAACGGATCCGTTCGATCCAGTCTTAGCCCCCGTTCAAATCCAAATCCTCCTGGAAATGGGAAGTTACGAATCCGCTCTGAAAAAGCTGGAAGCATCGCGCACTAAATTTCAAAGCTCGAAAGAAGTTCAAATCTTAGAAGCGAAAGTAAACGGTAAAACGGGAAACTTTTCCAAGTCTTATCATCTTTGGAACACGGTCCTTGCATCTTCCTCCGATGATCCGGAATTATTTTTTAACATGGCTTCTTTGTTGATCGATTGGTCCGAAAAAAGTTCGCACCAGGAAAGAAAACAAAAGCTCGAGATGGCCTCCGAAAAACTCGAAAGAGCGATTTCGCTGTATCCGGATTTCGAGGAAGCGATCGATTCGCTCGTAAGAATTCGAATTTGGCAAGGCTACTATTCATCTGCGGTTACGCTCTCCCGAAAACTCGTTTCTCTGTATCCTCAAAATCCTTCGTATCTGTATCTCAAAGCGTTTGCGGAGGAGAAAGAAGCGAACAAGGATTCCAACTTAAAAGACGCTCTCAAAAACGACCTCGTTGAAATATTAAAATTAGATGATTTAGATTCCGTCTCCAGACAAAAAGCGGAATCGGCGGCGCTCAGTCATTTCCCCGAGAATCATTCTTTCCGGAGAAAACTCGGTGATTACAGAATGCAGCGGTTTCGATCCGCGAAAAATTCTCTTCTATACGACATGGCGTCGCATCACCTTGCGACTGCGAGAGAATTGATTCCGGCTCAACCCGAGGTTCAGTTTCAAACCTTGACAGAATACAAACGAACCTCGTTCTTCCCTCGATATTTGAATCTTCTTTTATTTTTAAGAAAGAAATATCCGGAAAACGAAAAGTATCAATACGAGATCGAGAATCTTTTAGGTTCGATGAAACAATCGATCGCATACAAAGAAGGTTTGGTGGAGATAACCGGAGACAATCTTTCGGAAAATTACGGAAGAACTCCGCCCGTGGTTCTCATGTTCGATCTTTCGGACAAATCTTATTTAGGCGATTATCCCGATCTCGCGCTTTTGGTTTCCTCTTCCGTGCGGAAAATTCTTTCGTTAAATCCTACGATCACTCTTTCCGGGGTTTTGGAAGCGGCGCGAAACAATCCAAGCTCGTTCGACATCAACTCGGAAGCATACACGGGAATCCTTCCTTATAACGAAACGACCTTTTTGAAAGTGAAGGATTCAGCCAAGAATGGGATCAAACCTAGATTCTTAATTTACGGTTCTCTAAAATACGAAAATCATTCCTTGAACATCGATTGGACGATCAAGGACTCGAAACACGAAAAAGTTCTTTCAACGTTCCGCATTTTTGCGAAAGGAAGGGATTTTCTTCCCGAGGCGGCTGCGCGATCGGCCTCTAAGATTCTCGCGGCGATCCCTCCATCCGGTTCCGTCTTAAAGGTAAAAGACGAGGATATCATTCTCAATGTGGGAACTCTCGACGGTTTAAAAAAAGGAAGCAAGGTCCAAATCTACAACACCGCCGGAAAATCGGGAGAAGCTACGATCGAAGAAACGGATTACTTTCTTTCGAGAGCCGTTCCGGACAACGGGAACAACGGACTCAAAACGATCTCCGAAGGCGATCGGGTTCTCTGGAAACGTTAG
- a CDS encoding methylglyoxal synthase: MKEVSVPATKRIALVAHDNRKEDLVAWVKTHREILSRHHLFGTGTTGKLINEEAELPVYRFLSGPLGGDQQIGAKIAEGDLDIVIFFWDPLTAQPHDPDVKALLRIAVLYNIPMACNRSTADYMISSPQFITSYQKVLMDYDTRIKKPE, encoded by the coding sequence ATGAAAGAAGTTTCGGTTCCCGCGACAAAAAGAATCGCACTCGTCGCACACGACAATCGCAAAGAGGATTTGGTCGCATGGGTCAAAACCCATCGTGAGATATTATCCAGACATCATCTATTCGGAACGGGGACGACCGGAAAATTGATAAACGAAGAGGCCGAATTGCCCGTATATCGATTCCTTTCGGGACCGTTAGGCGGGGATCAGCAAATCGGGGCGAAAATCGCGGAAGGGGATTTGGATATCGTGATCTTCTTTTGGGACCCTTTGACGGCGCAGCCGCACGACCCGGACGTAAAAGCTCTCTTAAGAATTGCAGTACTTTATAATATACCTATGGCTTGCAATCGATCCACCGCGGACTATATGATCAGTTCTCCCCAGTTCATCACATCGTATCAGAAAGTTCTGATGGACTACGACACGAGAATCAAGAAGCCGGAGTGA
- a CDS encoding FcpA-related putative periplasmic flagellar protein: MNPSSFYFRFACFTISFFILHSPLTLQSEQASNEKKIEILIPDGTSGDSNWGKDVLPFEDIDLLGDASEENSKNLFEKAKEGFLSSVDRFRKSSDLADAKRKEFDQQTFEADRYDWQKQNRRENFERALARDLNKSRSDAIHLLVASMNSLERIQNEKVRDSDQFRELQAGIYREYIKHQLALKNFMQAMDLLERYIQIGNKYYEDSEAQGFLANCYERAYRLSKKNRDDQAREKYDILRKKHGLLYAEYKFGKNSPDYKEFSRELFKD; this comes from the coding sequence ATGAACCCTTCCTCGTTTTATTTTCGATTCGCGTGCTTTACGATTTCATTTTTCATTCTCCATTCTCCCTTGACTCTGCAAAGCGAACAGGCGTCGAACGAAAAGAAGATCGAGATTCTCATCCCCGACGGTACGAGCGGAGATTCCAATTGGGGAAAGGACGTTCTTCCTTTCGAGGACATCGATCTTTTGGGAGACGCGAGCGAGGAGAATTCCAAGAATCTTTTTGAAAAAGCAAAGGAAGGTTTCTTAAGTTCCGTGGATCGTTTCCGCAAGTCGAGCGATCTCGCCGACGCCAAACGCAAGGAATTCGATCAACAGACGTTCGAAGCGGATCGTTATGATTGGCAGAAACAAAATCGACGCGAGAATTTCGAACGCGCTCTGGCAAGGGACTTAAACAAGTCGCGATCGGACGCGATTCATCTTCTCGTCGCTTCGATGAATTCTTTGGAAAGAATTCAAAACGAGAAAGTGAGAGATTCGGATCAGTTCCGCGAATTGCAAGCCGGCATTTATCGCGAATACATCAAACACCAGCTCGCTCTCAAAAATTTTATGCAAGCCATGGATCTTCTGGAACGATACATCCAAATCGGAAACAAGTATTACGAAGATTCGGAGGCTCAGGGTTTTCTCGCGAACTGTTACGAAAGGGCCTATCGTCTTTCCAAAAAGAACCGGGACGATCAAGCCCGGGAGAAATACGATATTCTCCGGAAGAAACACGGTTTGTTGTACGCGGAATATAAGTTCGGGAAGAACTCTCCGGATTATAAGGAATTCTCCAGAGAGCTATTTAAAGATTAA
- a CDS encoding LptF/LptG family permease produces the protein MKSGDNRKKASAKKQATRASSNKTDSPDPDSKLKKTSSSQKNPDSSSPKKNAKSKSDAFDARENSPSKKSGARSETTAASNRSASGSGGTVNTGKDLRTVRLSSVEDLPPDFKVHTDKRKFYMIIPILDRYILKEILSPFLVALSFFTMVYMVLALQKMIGLFVGKGVDPLRLLDYFGYLLANTLPMTIPMACLMSGIMAAGRLSGDSEITAIRSAGVSFPRIYINFLAFGFVMALTVGYLNFYLSPENTRKMNEFNKWVLAYNPLLAITPGQFSGDKTQDLFEKRARTMYTDGMNSDTGELRGVQIREWEIFLEGNEYFHIGGKMIPMGGSRIIQIINAGKGNLVEKQGPDGDYEKSIRLKDGWILEWSDDRKSFSVTDFRNGEMDYNIPKGKEKKTLELNVKPETFSMPVLFQIRNNMESEGLEKIPGLETLKEMGIEIKGLVGLKQMVEQMKIDLAMGAANGTLTPDQMTQMYSVLTQLMALMQQGKKVLTDFNVEIHRRIAMPISCLIFFFISFPLGLVVKRSGKGMSFTLAVVFLMIYFTFFTLGSTISYNDKVPDWIGPWSANILIALLSINIMIKRTDMDLPKPIQKILDKISDQKEKLTERLESLSIWGKIKKITKRGS, from the coding sequence TTGAAGAGTGGCGACAATCGGAAAAAGGCGTCTGCTAAAAAGCAGGCGACGCGCGCGTCCTCGAACAAAACGGATTCTCCCGATCCGGATTCTAAGTTAAAAAAAACTTCCTCTTCTCAGAAGAATCCCGATTCTTCTTCTCCTAAAAAAAACGCAAAGTCCAAGAGCGACGCATTCGATGCACGGGAGAATTCTCCCTCTAAAAAGAGCGGTGCGCGTTCTGAAACGACGGCCGCTTCCAATCGAAGCGCTTCCGGTTCCGGCGGCACGGTCAACACCGGAAAAGATTTAAGAACCGTTCGTCTGAGCAGCGTCGAAGATCTTCCGCCCGACTTCAAGGTTCACACGGACAAACGTAAATTTTATATGATCATTCCGATCTTGGATCGGTATATCTTGAAGGAGATTCTCTCTCCGTTTTTGGTCGCGCTTTCGTTTTTCACCATGGTTTACATGGTTCTCGCGCTTCAAAAGATGATCGGTCTTTTCGTGGGGAAGGGGGTAGATCCTCTTCGTCTTCTGGATTACTTCGGTTATCTTCTCGCCAATACGCTTCCGATGACGATCCCCATGGCCTGTCTGATGAGCGGGATCATGGCCGCGGGAAGACTTTCCGGAGACTCGGAAATCACCGCGATCCGATCGGCGGGCGTAAGTTTTCCCCGAATCTATATTAACTTTCTTGCATTCGGTTTCGTGATGGCCCTGACGGTCGGATATCTGAACTTCTATCTTTCTCCCGAAAACACGAGAAAGATGAACGAGTTCAACAAATGGGTGCTCGCATACAATCCTCTTTTGGCGATCACTCCGGGACAATTCAGCGGGGACAAAACCCAAGATCTGTTTGAAAAACGCGCCCGCACGATGTACACCGACGGAATGAATTCCGACACGGGAGAGCTCCGGGGAGTTCAGATCCGAGAATGGGAAATCTTTCTCGAAGGAAACGAATACTTTCATATCGGCGGAAAGATGATTCCTATGGGCGGCTCGAGAATCATCCAAATCATCAACGCGGGCAAGGGAAACCTCGTAGAAAAACAAGGACCGGACGGGGATTATGAAAAATCCATCCGTCTCAAAGACGGTTGGATCTTGGAATGGAGCGACGATCGTAAAAGTTTTTCCGTAACCGATTTTCGAAACGGAGAAATGGATTACAACATTCCGAAAGGGAAAGAAAAGAAAACTCTCGAGTTGAACGTGAAACCCGAAACCTTCTCCATGCCCGTGCTGTTTCAGATTCGTAACAACATGGAAAGTGAAGGTCTCGAAAAAATTCCCGGCTTGGAAACTCTGAAGGAAATGGGAATCGAGATAAAAGGTTTAGTTGGACTAAAGCAAATGGTGGAGCAGATGAAGATCGATCTCGCCATGGGTGCGGCCAACGGGACTCTTACACCGGATCAGATGACTCAAATGTATTCGGTTTTAACGCAGCTGATGGCTTTGATGCAACAAGGGAAGAAGGTTTTAACTGATTTTAATGTGGAAATTCACAGAAGAATCGCGATGCCGATTTCCTGTCTGATTTTCTTCTTCATTTCATTCCCTCTGGGACTTGTGGTAAAGCGTTCCGGAAAAGGAATGAGTTTTACGCTTGCAGTCGTTTTCCTAATGATCTACTTTACATTTTTTACCCTGGGAAGTACGATTTCCTACAATGATAAGGTTCCGGATTGGATCGGTCCTTGGAGCGCGAACATACTAATCGCGCTTCTGAGCATCAATATCATGATCAAAAGAACCGATATGGATTTACCGAAACCCATTCAAAAGATCCTAGATAAGATCTCCGATCAAAAAGAAAAATTGACAGAGAGATTAGAAAGTTTAAGTATATGGGGAAAAATAAAAAAGATCACGAAAAGAGGTTCCTGA